GTCCAAGGTCGGCCCCGAGGTCACGGCGTACCGGCTGAAGTCGGACGTGAAGCCCTACACCAGCCTCAACGCGGGCCAGTTCGAGAAGACCAAGATGCCCGAGCGCTGGCTGTCGGACACCGCGGTCACCGACCTCGCCGAGATCCGCGGCAAGATCGCCGTCACCACGCTGAAGGCGGGCTCCCTGCTGCAGAGCGACATGATCGTCGATCAGCCCGCTCTGCAGCCCGGGCAGCAGGAGGTCGCCATCATGATCGATGCGGCGACCGGCGTCGCAGGAAAGATCACGCCGGGTTCGACGGTCAACGTGTACGCCACCTTCGAGGGGCAGCGGGAGGGTGATCCCGCTCAGGCCAAGATCATCGTAACCAATGCCCGGGTCCTCGACGTCGGCGACCTGACCCCCCTCAAGCCCGATGCTGACGACCGCGCCCGGCAGGAGACCGAAGCCGTCCCCATCACCTTCGCGCTCGCCACCATCGACGCCCAGCGCATCACCTACGCCGAGTCGTTCGCCGAGGAGGTCCGGCTCGCGCTCGTCGCGCCCGGCACCGACACCGCCGTACCGGAGCAGGACCGCACCTACGAACTCGCGAAGGACAAGTGAGGCCCGCATGCCCACGAGGATCCTCCCGGCAGTCGGCGACGTCGACGCGGTCCGGTCCATCACGACGCTGCTCAGCCAGCTACCGGACGCGGAACCGGTGCCTCCGGTGGTCGACTCCACCCAGCTCATCGACACCCTCGCCCGCCTCGCCGCCGAGTCGATCGACGAACTGCCCGAGGTCGTCGTCGTCCACGAGCGCATCGGCCCCGTCCCCGCCCTGGAACTCATCCGCGAAGTCGCCCTCCGCTTCCCGGCCGTCGGCGTCATCCTCGTCACCTCCGACGCCAGCCCAGGCCTCTTCCAGGCCGCCATGGACTACGGCGCCCGCGGCCTGATCGCGCTGCCGCTCGGCTACGAGGAGCTGGCCAGCCGCGTCCAGGCGGTCGCCCAGTGGTCGGTGGGCGTACGGCGTCATCTCGGCGCCGGCGGCGACGTGTTCACCGGCGTCGGCGGCACCGTCGTCACGGTCAGCGGCGCGAAAGGAGGCGTGGGGGCGACGATGACGGCGATCCAGCTCGCCCTCGCCGCCCAGGCGTCCGGCCGTAGCACCGCCCTGCTCGACATGGACCTCCAGACCGGCGACATCGCCTCCTACCTGGACGTCCAGTTCCGCCGGTCGGTCGTCGACCTCGCCGCCATCACGGACATCTCGCCGCGCGTCCTCGCCGACGCCGTCTTCCGCCACGACACGGGCGTCGCGCTGCTGCTCGCCCCCGGCGACGGCGAACGCGGCGAGGAGGTCACCGACCGCGCCGCCCGCCAGATCGTCAGTGCCCTGCGCTCCCGTTACGAGGTCGTCGTCGTCGACTGCGGCGCCCAGCTGAGCGGGGCTGGCGCGGCGGCCGTGGAGATGGCCGACACGGCCCTGCTGGTCACGACCCCCGACGTGGTCGCGGTCCGGGGAGCCAAGCGGACGGTCCGGATGTGGGACCGGCTGCAGATCCGCAAGGCGGAGGAGACGACGGTGGTCGTCAACCGCCACACCCGCGGTACGGAGATCCAGCCCCCGCTCATCCAGAAGATCACCGGCACGGCCATCGCAGGCATCGCGATCCCCGCCAACTTCAAGGAACTCCAGGGCGCTGTGGACGCGGGCCGTGTGCACGAGCTCGACAGCAGGAGCACGGTGAAGCAGGCGCTGTGGGGTCTGGCCGGGGAGCTGGGGCTGGTCAAGGCGTCCGAGGGTGCCCATCGGGGTGGCGGCAGGCTCCGGGGCGACCGGGGGGCGGTCAGCTTCCGGCGGCGCAGAGAGCTGGGGAGATAGGGGTGCGGGGCTTGCGGGCGCCTTCCTTCGGCGGACGGGACGGTCAGCGGGACGGGCGATGGAGCAGCCGGCGGGACGACGGCCAGGTCACCATCGAGTTCCTCGGCATGACCCCGCTGATCATCCTGACGCTGGTGCTGATGTGGCAGTTCGTGCTGCTGGGATACACGTTCACGCTCGCGGGGAATGCTGCTGACGAGGCGGTGCGGGCGGGAACGGCGGCGGAGCCGGGGGCGCGGCAGGGCGCGTGCCAGGAGGCAGGGCTGGACAAGCTGCCGGGCGCGTGGACCGGCGAGGTGGAGTGCAACACGGCCGGCGGCTATGTCACGGCCGACGTCCATCTCGAAGTCCCCGTCCTCTTCCCCGGCTCGATCGGCTTCCCGTTCGAGGTCGAGGGCCACGCGGGCGCCGTAGAGGAGGCGAAGGACTGAGATGTCGTACGACGGGAAGGGGCGGGCTCGCCATAAAGGCTGCGAAGGCTACAAAGCCCGCGGAGGCCGCGGAGGCCGTGAAGGCCGTGAAGGCCGTGAAGGCCGTGACCGCGGCCAAGTCGCCCTCGAGTACCTCGGCTTCATCCCGATCCTGGTCCTCGTCGCGATGGCCGGCGTGCAGATCGGGCTCATCGCCTACACCGCCCAGCAGGCCGGTACGGCGGCCCGGGCGGGGGCGCGTGCCGCCTCGCTCGACCCGGGTGCCGCCCAGGAGGGGTGCCAGAACGCGGTCAGCGGCTGGCTGGCCGACGGGACCGAGTGCGCGGAGGCGCCCGGCGCCGACGAGGTCACCGTCACGGCCACCGTCCAGATCCCGTCGATCGTCCCCGGCTGGGAGTTCGACCCCGCCACCAAGACCGCCACCATGCCGCTCGACGCGACCACGACCACGGACTGACGCAGGAACGAGGAGCACCCCACCATGAGCCTGCGAGCACGCATCAACACCCCCGAGGACAACGGCAGCCGGGGCGAGGACGGCCACCTGGTCGCCTCCTACCGGGCCAAGCTGCTGGAGGAGATCGACCTCGCGGAGATGAGTTCGCTGGCGGCGGCCGAGCGCAGGGCGCGGCTGGAGCGGGTGCTCGGGCACATCATCAGCCGCGAGGGCCCGGTCCTGTCGACGGTGGAGCGCTCCCAGCTGATCCGGCGGGTGGTCGACGAGGCGCTCGGCCTCGGCATCCTGGAGCCGCTGCTCGAAGACGCGTCGATCACGGAGATCATGGTGAACGGTCCGGACGCGATCTTCGTCGAACGCGGCGGGCGGGTCGAGCAGCTGCCGCTCCGCTTCCCCTCCCACGACCAGCTGATGCAGACGATCGAGCGGATCGTGTCGACGGTCAACCGCCGGGTGGACGAGTCGAACCCGATGGTCGACGCCCGTCTCCCCTCCGGCGAGCGCGTCAACGTCATCATCCCGCCGCTGTCGTTGACCGGAGCCATCCTCACCATCCGCCGCTTCCCGCGCTCCTTCACCCTCCAGGAACTGGTCGGCTTCGGCTCCCTCGACGAGCACATGCTGTACCTGCTGGCGGGCCTGGTGCAGGCGAGGTTCAACATCATCGTCTCCGGCGCCACGGGCACCGGAAAGACGACTCTCCTGAACGCGCTCTCCGGGCTCATCCCCGACACCGACCGCATCATCACCATCGAGGACTCGGCCGAACTCCAGCTCCAGCAGCGGCACGTGGTCCGGCTGGAGTCGCGGCCCCCGAACGTCGAGGGCAAGGGCCGGGTCACCATCCGCGACCTGGTCCGCAACTCGCTGCGGATGCGCCCCGACCGCATCGTGGTCGGTGAGGTCCGTGGCGGAGAGTCGCTGGACATGCTCCAGGCGATGTCGACGGGCCACGACGGCTCGCTGGCCACCGTGCACGCCAACAACGCCGAGGACGCGCTGATGCGGCTGAAGACGCTGGCGTCCATGTCGGACGTCGAGATCCCCTTCGAGGCGCTGCACGATCAGATCAACAGCGCCGTCGACGTCATCA
The nucleotide sequence above comes from Streptomyces sp. NL15-2K. Encoded proteins:
- the cpaB gene encoding Flp pilus assembly protein CpaB; the encoded protein is MNSRQRRGVILLLLSVLCALGAFAGVLSVINDVESKVGPEVTAYRLKSDVKPYTSLNAGQFEKTKMPERWLSDTAVTDLAEIRGKIAVTTLKAGSLLQSDMIVDQPALQPGQQEVAIMIDAATGVAGKITPGSTVNVYATFEGQREGDPAQAKIIVTNARVLDVGDLTPLKPDADDRARQETEAVPITFALATIDAQRITYAESFAEEVRLALVAPGTDTAVPEQDRTYELAKDK
- a CDS encoding AAA family ATPase produces the protein MPTRILPAVGDVDAVRSITTLLSQLPDAEPVPPVVDSTQLIDTLARLAAESIDELPEVVVVHERIGPVPALELIREVALRFPAVGVILVTSDASPGLFQAAMDYGARGLIALPLGYEELASRVQAVAQWSVGVRRHLGAGGDVFTGVGGTVVTVSGAKGGVGATMTAIQLALAAQASGRSTALLDMDLQTGDIASYLDVQFRRSVVDLAAITDISPRVLADAVFRHDTGVALLLAPGDGERGEEVTDRAARQIVSALRSRYEVVVVDCGAQLSGAGAAAVEMADTALLVTTPDVVAVRGAKRTVRMWDRLQIRKAEETTVVVNRHTRGTEIQPPLIQKITGTAIAGIAIPANFKELQGAVDAGRVHELDSRSTVKQALWGLAGELGLVKASEGAHRGGGRLRGDRGAVSFRRRRELGR
- a CDS encoding pilus assembly protein, which translates into the protein MTPLIILTLVLMWQFVLLGYTFTLAGNAADEAVRAGTAAEPGARQGACQEAGLDKLPGAWTGEVECNTAGGYVTADVHLEVPVLFPGSIGFPFEVEGHAGAVEEAKD
- a CDS encoding TadE/TadG family type IV pilus assembly protein; protein product: MSYDGKGRARHKGCEGYKARGGRGGREGREGREGRDRGQVALEYLGFIPILVLVAMAGVQIGLIAYTAQQAGTAARAGARAASLDPGAAQEGCQNAVSGWLADGTECAEAPGADEVTVTATVQIPSIVPGWEFDPATKTATMPLDATTTTD
- a CDS encoding CpaF family protein; this translates as MSLRARINTPEDNGSRGEDGHLVASYRAKLLEEIDLAEMSSLAAAERRARLERVLGHIISREGPVLSTVERSQLIRRVVDEALGLGILEPLLEDASITEIMVNGPDAIFVERGGRVEQLPLRFPSHDQLMQTIERIVSTVNRRVDESNPMVDARLPSGERVNVIIPPLSLTGAILTIRRFPRSFTLQELVGFGSLDEHMLYLLAGLVQARFNIIVSGATGTGKTTLLNALSGLIPDTDRIITIEDSAELQLQQRHVVRLESRPPNVEGKGRVTIRDLVRNSLRMRPDRIVVGEVRGGESLDMLQAMSTGHDGSLATVHANNAEDALMRLKTLASMSDVEIPFEALHDQINSAVDVIIQLTRFADGARRITEIALLDSHGSEPYRLATVARFDAEPMSADGRIYGAYQHFPIPRRTADRLYMAGQPTPQAFGVAHSADQLATREAR